The proteins below are encoded in one region of Alistipes indistinctus YIT 12060:
- a CDS encoding cell division protein FtsX: protein MDNNKRIRRKVRNAYVISTVSIALVLFLLGSVGYLILGAMGATQRLEESMTVYVMLRDDVTPEASEALSKKLSANEAVREVHFIGKDAAAEEFKEYLGDDFVEFLEQNPLPDSYELRLNAGASDKETISALEKEVSQWEGVAEVVYQRGVLEQIGQNINKFNMILLLFGGTLLIIALILLNNTIRVTIFSKRYIINTMKLVGATKWFIMRPFLSRSILQGIYAGLIAWAMLIVMMMGLHEGLPEIKFVSDDNYLALIFAGTMAGGVLISLLFTAFAVRKFLRMSSSKIHIY, encoded by the coding sequence ATGGACAACAATAAGAGGATCCGGCGGAAAGTCCGCAATGCCTATGTCATTTCGACGGTCAGTATCGCACTGGTTTTGTTTCTGTTGGGAAGTGTCGGGTACTTGATTCTCGGTGCGATGGGGGCTACGCAGCGCCTCGAGGAGAGCATGACGGTCTATGTGATGCTCAGGGACGACGTGACGCCCGAGGCTTCAGAGGCGTTGTCGAAAAAACTTTCGGCGAACGAGGCCGTGCGCGAAGTACATTTTATCGGCAAGGATGCCGCTGCCGAGGAGTTCAAAGAATACCTCGGCGACGATTTCGTCGAGTTCCTCGAGCAGAATCCGCTGCCCGATTCGTATGAATTGAGGCTGAATGCCGGTGCGTCGGACAAGGAGACGATCTCGGCGCTCGAAAAGGAGGTGTCGCAGTGGGAGGGCGTCGCCGAGGTGGTTTACCAGCGCGGTGTGCTCGAACAGATAGGGCAGAATATCAATAAGTTCAATATGATCCTGCTGCTGTTCGGCGGTACGCTGCTGATTATCGCGTTGATCCTGCTCAACAATACGATTCGCGTGACGATCTTCTCGAAGCGCTATATCATCAATACGATGAAGCTGGTCGGGGCGACCAAATGGTTCATCATGCGGCCGTTCCTTTCGCGCAGCATCCTGCAGGGCATTTATGCGGGACTGATCGCGTGGGCGATGCTGATCGTGATGATGATGGGGCTGCACGAAGGGTTGCCCGAGATCAAATTCGTCAGCGACGACAACTACCTCGCGCTGATTTTTGCCGGCACGATGGCAGGCGGCGTACTTATTTCGCTGCTCTTTACCGCTTTCGCTGTACGGAAATTCCTGCGGATGAGTTCGAGCAAGATCCATATTTATTGA
- a CDS encoding undecaprenyl-diphosphate phosphatase, translated as MEVWEAIVLGLVQGLTEFLPVSSSGHLQIFNTLFGLQGEENLTFAVAVHAATVCSTIVVFRRELLQLIAGFFRFKWNSETIYISKILLSMIPVGIVGLFFKDSVEELFASGLLVVGCSLILTAILLAFAYYARPRLKENISFKDAFIIGVAQAFAAILPGLSRSGSTIATGLLLGDRKDQVARFSFLMVLIPILGEAMLDLMKGGFHPSETGISALALTAGFVTAFLSGLFACSWMINIVKKGKLIYFAVYCLIVGTVSILYSVI; from the coding sequence ATGGAAGTTTGGGAAGCGATTGTGCTCGGTCTCGTGCAGGGTTTGACTGAGTTCCTGCCGGTGAGCAGTTCCGGGCATTTGCAGATTTTCAACACGCTTTTCGGCCTGCAGGGCGAAGAGAACCTGACGTTTGCCGTGGCGGTGCATGCCGCTACGGTTTGCAGTACGATCGTCGTGTTCCGCAGGGAATTGTTGCAGTTGATCGCCGGTTTTTTCCGGTTCAAATGGAATTCGGAGACTATCTATATTTCTAAGATACTGCTTTCGATGATTCCGGTGGGAATTGTCGGGCTCTTTTTCAAGGATTCGGTCGAGGAGTTGTTCGCGTCGGGCCTGCTCGTGGTCGGCTGCTCGCTGATCCTGACGGCGATCCTGCTGGCTTTCGCTTATTATGCACGGCCGCGGCTCAAAGAGAATATTTCATTCAAAGATGCTTTTATCATAGGTGTCGCCCAGGCTTTTGCCGCGATTCTCCCGGGCCTTTCACGTTCGGGCTCCACGATCGCTACCGGGTTACTGCTCGGCGACCGGAAAGACCAGGTCGCCCGCTTTTCGTTCCTGATGGTGCTGATTCCGATTCTGGGCGAAGCGATGCTCGACCTGATGAAAGGCGGCTTCCACCCTTCCGAAACCGGGATTTCAGCGCTTGCCCTGACGGCGGGATTCGTGACCGCTTTTCTCTCCGGACTGTTTGCCTGCAGTTGGATGATCAATATCGTGAAGAAGGGCAAGTTGATCTATTTCGCTGTGTATTGCCTGATTGTCGGCACCGTTTCGATCCTGTACAGCGTAATCTGA
- the ffh gene encoding signal recognition particle protein → MFENLTDKLERSFQILKGEGRITEINVAESLKEIRRALIDADVNYKVAKNFTDEVKTKALGQDVLKSVKPGQMMTKIVRDELAALMGGTMTDITLEGNPAVILIAGLQGSGKTTFSGKLANLIKSKKGRQVLLVAGDVYRPAAIEQLKILGQQIGVEVYTEEGNQNPVQIAENAIKYARTNHLNTVIVDTAGRLAVDEQMMQEITAIKAAVKPGETLFVVDSMTGQDAVNTAKEFNDRLDFDGVVLTKLDGDTRGGAAISIRAVVNKPLKFISSGEKMDALQVFHPERMADRILGMGDIVSLVEKAQEQYDEEEARRLKKKLVKNQFDFNDFLTQISQIKKMGNLKDLAGMIPGVGKMLKNVEINDDVFKQTEAIIHSMTPAERADPSIINGSRRQRIATGSGTTMQDVNRLLKQFEDTRKVMKSVAGGMPKMPKGFNPRGFKR, encoded by the coding sequence ATGTTTGAAAATCTAACGGACAAGCTCGAACGGTCGTTTCAAATCCTCAAGGGAGAGGGCCGGATCACCGAAATCAACGTTGCCGAAAGCCTCAAGGAGATCCGGCGCGCACTGATCGACGCCGACGTCAACTACAAGGTCGCCAAAAATTTCACCGACGAGGTAAAAACCAAGGCGCTGGGCCAGGATGTCCTCAAATCGGTGAAGCCGGGCCAGATGATGACCAAGATCGTGCGCGACGAACTGGCCGCACTGATGGGAGGCACGATGACCGACATCACCTTAGAAGGCAACCCCGCGGTAATCCTGATCGCAGGCTTGCAGGGTTCGGGTAAAACCACCTTCTCGGGCAAACTCGCCAACTTGATCAAGAGCAAAAAAGGCCGCCAGGTTTTGTTGGTTGCGGGCGACGTTTACCGTCCTGCCGCTATCGAGCAGCTAAAGATTCTGGGGCAGCAGATCGGCGTGGAGGTCTACACCGAAGAGGGAAACCAAAACCCGGTACAGATTGCCGAGAATGCGATCAAGTACGCCCGGACGAACCACCTCAACACGGTAATCGTCGATACGGCCGGACGTCTGGCCGTAGATGAACAGATGATGCAGGAGATCACGGCCATCAAGGCTGCCGTCAAACCGGGCGAAACGCTCTTCGTGGTCGATTCGATGACCGGTCAGGACGCAGTCAATACGGCCAAGGAGTTCAACGACCGTCTCGATTTCGACGGCGTCGTACTGACCAAACTCGACGGCGACACCCGCGGCGGTGCAGCCATCTCGATTCGCGCGGTAGTCAACAAGCCGCTCAAGTTCATCAGCTCGGGCGAAAAGATGGATGCGCTGCAGGTGTTCCATCCCGAGCGTATGGCCGACCGTATCCTCGGCATGGGCGACATCGTGTCGTTGGTCGAAAAAGCTCAGGAACAATACGACGAGGAGGAGGCGCGCCGGCTGAAGAAAAAGCTGGTCAAAAACCAGTTCGACTTCAACGACTTCCTCACGCAGATCAGCCAGATCAAAAAGATGGGTAACCTCAAAGACCTGGCGGGAATGATCCCCGGCGTGGGCAAGATGCTCAAAAACGTCGAGATCAACGACGACGTATTCAAACAGACCGAAGCGATCATCCACTCGATGACCCCGGCCGAACGCGCAGATCCGTCGATCATCAACGGCAGCCGGCGCCAGCGCATTGCGACGGGCAGCGGTACGACGATGCAGGACGTGAACCGCCTGCTCAAACAGTTCGAGGACACGCGCAAAGTGATGAAAAGCGTTGCCGGAGGCATGCCTAAGATGCCCAAAGGATTTAATCCGAGGGGCTTCAAACGATAA
- a CDS encoding membrane protein encodes MEHKRNIVRALPYLAALIVFLIVTLFCFAPQFEGKVLSQHDILQYDGMTEDILQHREAFGEDPQWEGNMFSGMPAYLINMKYDGAVVKTLSKAFYFLGQPAALIFLAMAFFFCMLLCMKVNPWIGLIPSLAYGFSTYFFVIIGAGHMTKMMVLAFAPMLFGGVWYAYRRNMWAGAALTAFFGSLMIGANHPQITYYFLMIVAAFWISELVRAYKEKILARFAKVTGLLVLAGVLAVGSNAGMLYYIQTHSKDTIRGGSELKASSSSMEGKEGLDLEYATAWSYGKGETLNLLIPNLYGGSSEGGFSDDGEVAQALTKYGARNMATHLPAYWGPQPITSGPMYVGAVALFLAVLGLFLLRRRVTVWIVVIALLAILLAWGKNLMWFTELFYYYFPMYDKFRTVSTILVIVGWCVPLLAALTLQKLWSGEVPREKLFKGLKYTTIAVGGIALLFLLLGGTLLSFTGEGDSQMFGGQQVDDVFAAMRAERASLMRADALRSLVFVLLTAGTVLLFYRQKIKRGGFVLVLALLVTADMVPVNLRYLRRDKFVEERHNTIRPTEADKQILADKELGFRVLNMTVSPFNDATTSYFHRSVGGYHGAKLRRYQDLIERYLGKMDIGVYNMLNTKYVIVQGEDGTPEAQLNPGANGAAWFVDSVRLVDGPDAEIAALGGLDTKTVAVVDKPFASLVENVAPAADSAARIAMTEYRVNLQRYEYTAAAPGVAVFSEIYYPKGWTAYLDGVEAPYFHADYVLRAMVLPAGTHTVEFRFRAPHYELLSSLTLISSLLLLGGVAAVAGAAGYRAYKKRKDNDGQQ; translated from the coding sequence ATGGAGCATAAAAGGAATATTGTCCGGGCGCTGCCCTACCTGGCTGCGCTGATCGTTTTCTTGATAGTCACGCTCTTCTGTTTTGCCCCGCAGTTCGAGGGCAAGGTGCTCTCTCAGCACGATATCTTGCAGTACGACGGCATGACGGAGGATATCCTGCAGCACCGCGAGGCTTTTGGCGAAGATCCGCAGTGGGAGGGCAACATGTTCTCCGGGATGCCTGCCTACCTGATCAATATGAAGTACGACGGTGCGGTGGTGAAAACCCTCTCTAAGGCTTTCTATTTCCTCGGGCAGCCCGCGGCGTTGATTTTCCTGGCGATGGCCTTTTTCTTCTGCATGTTGCTTTGCATGAAGGTCAATCCGTGGATCGGCCTGATTCCGTCGTTGGCATACGGTTTTTCGACCTACTTTTTTGTGATTATAGGTGCCGGGCACATGACCAAAATGATGGTGCTGGCTTTCGCGCCGATGCTTTTCGGCGGCGTGTGGTACGCTTATCGGCGCAATATGTGGGCCGGCGCCGCGCTTACCGCGTTTTTCGGTTCGTTGATGATTGGTGCGAACCATCCGCAGATCACCTATTATTTCCTGATGATCGTTGCGGCGTTCTGGATCAGTGAGTTGGTCCGGGCTTATAAAGAGAAAATACTCGCCCGTTTCGCGAAGGTGACGGGATTGCTGGTATTGGCCGGCGTGCTGGCTGTCGGCAGCAATGCGGGGATGCTCTATTATATCCAGACGCATTCTAAGGATACGATCCGCGGCGGCAGCGAACTGAAAGCGTCCTCTTCGTCGATGGAGGGAAAAGAGGGGCTCGACCTGGAATACGCTACGGCCTGGAGCTACGGCAAAGGCGAGACGCTGAACCTGCTGATCCCGAATCTTTACGGAGGCAGCTCCGAAGGGGGCTTCAGCGATGACGGCGAAGTTGCGCAGGCCCTTACCAAATACGGTGCGCGCAACATGGCTACGCACCTGCCTGCCTACTGGGGACCGCAACCGATTACCTCGGGGCCGATGTATGTGGGTGCCGTGGCGCTTTTCCTCGCCGTTTTGGGTTTGTTCCTGTTGCGCCGCCGGGTGACGGTGTGGATCGTCGTCATTGCGTTGCTGGCGATCCTGCTGGCATGGGGAAAGAACCTGATGTGGTTCACCGAGTTGTTCTATTATTATTTCCCGATGTACGACAAGTTCCGCACGGTTTCGACGATCCTGGTGATCGTCGGCTGGTGCGTACCGCTGCTCGCCGCGCTGACACTGCAGAAACTGTGGAGCGGGGAGGTGCCTCGGGAGAAGCTGTTCAAGGGATTGAAGTATACGACGATCGCCGTGGGCGGTATCGCCTTGCTGTTCCTGTTGCTGGGCGGTACGTTGCTGTCGTTTACGGGCGAGGGGGACAGCCAAATGTTCGGCGGTCAGCAGGTCGATGACGTTTTTGCCGCGATGCGTGCCGAGCGGGCGTCGCTGATGCGTGCCGACGCGCTCCGTTCATTGGTGTTCGTGCTGCTGACGGCCGGGACGGTGTTGCTGTTTTACCGGCAGAAGATCAAACGGGGGGGCTTCGTGCTGGTACTGGCGCTGTTGGTGACTGCCGACATGGTGCCGGTGAACCTGCGTTACCTGCGCCGCGACAAATTCGTAGAGGAGCGTCATAATACGATCCGTCCGACGGAAGCCGACAAACAAATATTGGCCGACAAGGAGTTGGGTTTCCGCGTGCTGAACATGACCGTCAGTCCGTTCAACGATGCGACGACCTCTTACTTCCACCGTTCTGTGGGTGGATACCACGGGGCCAAACTGCGCCGTTACCAGGATCTGATTGAGCGGTATCTGGGAAAAATGGATATCGGCGTGTACAACATGCTCAACACGAAATACGTTATCGTGCAGGGTGAGGACGGAACTCCTGAGGCGCAACTCAATCCCGGAGCCAACGGTGCGGCTTGGTTTGTCGATTCGGTACGCCTTGTGGACGGACCCGATGCCGAAATTGCAGCGCTCGGAGGGCTGGACACCAAAACCGTGGCGGTCGTGGACAAACCGTTCGCATCGCTGGTGGAAAACGTGGCTCCGGCTGCCGACTCGGCTGCGAGGATCGCGATGACCGAATACCGGGTGAACCTGCAACGGTATGAATATACGGCCGCAGCCCCCGGTGTGGCGGTTTTTTCGGAAATTTATTATCCGAAAGGATGGACCGCTTATCTCGACGGGGTCGAAGCGCCTTATTTCCACGCCGACTACGTGCTGCGCGCCATGGTGTTGCCGGCCGGAACCCACACGGTCGAGTTCCGCTTCCGTGCGCCGCATTACGAATTGCTCTCTTCGCTGACGCTGATCTCTTCGCTGTTGTTGTTGGGCGGAGTGGCGGCGGTGGCCGGCGCAGCGGGTTACCGGGCTTATAAAAAACGCAAAGATAACGATGGACAACAATAA
- the truB gene encoding tRNA pseudouridine(55) synthase TruB — MPDFPFPEGYVLPVDKPLGWTSSDVVRKMRVLLRRLGHRKIKVGHAGTLDPLATGVLIVCIGRATKRVDELQAEEKEYLTTVRLGATTPSYDLEHPVDQTYPYGHVTEKSILAALQEMEGEQLQEPPVYSAKMIEGRRAYEYAREGEEVRMRRALVNIYEIAPERIDLPDVTLRVRCSKGTYIRSIARDLGEKLSCGGHLTALRRTRSGAFSEQDLYTIEEVERMLSSAPPTQSAPSVSPVSPVK, encoded by the coding sequence ATGCCTGATTTTCCCTTCCCGGAAGGATACGTGCTTCCTGTGGACAAGCCCCTCGGGTGGACTTCGTCGGATGTCGTGCGCAAGATGCGCGTACTGCTGCGTCGGCTGGGGCACCGCAAAATTAAAGTGGGACATGCCGGGACGCTCGATCCCCTCGCTACGGGCGTGCTGATCGTCTGCATCGGCCGGGCGACCAAGCGTGTCGATGAATTGCAGGCCGAAGAAAAAGAGTACCTGACTACCGTTCGCCTCGGTGCGACCACTCCGAGTTACGATCTGGAGCATCCCGTCGATCAAACCTATCCTTACGGCCATGTGACCGAAAAGTCGATCCTGGCCGCGTTACAGGAGATGGAAGGAGAACAGTTGCAGGAGCCGCCCGTCTATTCTGCGAAGATGATCGAAGGCAGGCGTGCCTACGAATATGCCCGCGAAGGAGAAGAGGTGAGGATGCGTCGCGCATTGGTCAATATTTATGAGATCGCACCCGAACGGATCGACCTGCCGGACGTGACGTTGCGTGTCCGGTGCAGTAAAGGAACCTACATCCGTTCGATCGCACGGGACCTGGGCGAGAAACTCTCCTGCGGCGGCCATCTGACGGCTCTGCGGCGTACCCGCAGCGGGGCGTTTTCCGAGCAGGACCTCTATACGATCGAAGAGGTTGAACGCATGCTGTCATCCGCTCCGCCCACGCAGTCCGCTCCGTCCGTATCCCCGGTTTCGCCTGTAAAATAG
- a CDS encoding DUF3098 domain-containing protein — translation MKNREKQAPASLAEKQREMPLTVANYKLMLIGLGIIILGFILMSGGGSDDPNVFNEAMFNFRRITLAPILVLAGFGFEIYAIMKKPKNKE, via the coding sequence ATGAAAAATAGAGAAAAACAGGCTCCGGCTTCACTGGCCGAGAAACAGCGCGAAATGCCGCTGACCGTAGCCAACTATAAACTGATGCTGATCGGGCTGGGAATCATCATTCTCGGCTTCATCCTGATGAGCGGCGGCGGCAGCGACGACCCGAACGTTTTCAACGAGGCTATGTTCAACTTCCGGCGGATTACGCTGGCTCCGATATTGGTGCTGGCGGGTTTCGGTTTCGAGATTTACGCGATTATGAAGAAACCTAAAAATAAGGAGTAG
- a CDS encoding glycogen/starch synthase: MSSCKILYVCQEITPYLAENDMSTLCRTLSQSMQERGNEIRTFMPRYGLINERRNQLHEVIRLSGMNLIIDDNDHQLIIKVASIPSARVQIYFIDNEDYFQRKFTLCDGEGSLFADNDERAIFFARGVLETVKKLRWVPDVVHVHGWFSAIVPVYLRNTFADDPVFKNVKIVMSLYDDGFDGELDAKFGQKIASEGVEKKHTALLEHPTYENLMKFVMNYIDGVICETAAPSDELIGCLKEQGKPVLEYQDKATPAYLDQYEAFYRKILANE; this comes from the coding sequence ATGAGTAGCTGCAAAATTTTATATGTCTGTCAGGAGATAACGCCATATCTTGCTGAAAATGATATGTCTACACTGTGCAGGACTCTGTCGCAAAGCATGCAGGAAAGAGGTAATGAGATCCGCACTTTCATGCCGCGTTACGGACTTATCAACGAGCGGCGGAACCAGCTTCACGAAGTGATCCGCCTTTCGGGCATGAATCTGATCATCGACGATAACGACCATCAGTTGATTATCAAGGTCGCGTCGATCCCTTCGGCCCGTGTCCAGATCTATTTTATCGACAACGAGGACTACTTTCAGCGTAAATTCACGTTGTGCGACGGAGAGGGAAGTCTCTTCGCCGACAATGACGAACGGGCGATTTTCTTTGCGCGGGGTGTGCTCGAAACGGTCAAAAAACTGCGTTGGGTGCCTGATGTCGTGCATGTGCACGGTTGGTTCTCGGCGATTGTCCCGGTCTATTTGCGCAATACCTTTGCCGACGACCCCGTTTTCAAAAACGTCAAGATCGTCATGTCGCTCTATGATGATGGGTTCGATGGGGAGCTCGATGCGAAATTTGGGCAAAAGATCGCCAGCGAAGGGGTCGAAAAAAAACACACCGCTCTTTTGGAGCATCCCACATACGAAAATCTGATGAAGTTCGTTATGAATTACATCGACGGGGTAATCTGCGAAACTGCGGCCCCGTCGGATGAACTGATCGGGTGCCTTAAGGAGCAGGGCAAGCCGGTTCTAGAGTATCAGGACAAGGCGACGCCGGCTTATCTGGATCAATACGAGGCGTTCTATCGTAAAATATTGGCAAATGAATAG
- the folD gene encoding bifunctional methylenetetrahydrofolate dehydrogenase/methenyltetrahydrofolate cyclohydrolase FolD, giving the protein MTIIDGKEVAAKLRKEIAAEVEAWVASGHRAPHLVAILVGNDGASQTYVGHKEKCCAEVGFRSTVLRLDEAISEAYLLGEIAKLNNDPDVDGFIVQLPLPKHISEQKVIEAINPRKDVDGFHPVNTGRMISGLPSYLPATPDGILELLKHYDIETSGKNCVVIGRSNIVGRPIANLLSQKGWDCTVTMCHSRTKNLKEVVREADIIIAALGQAEFVTADMVKDGAVIVDVGITRVKSDKTKSGWKLLGDVKFDEVAPKCSYITPVPGGVGPMTIISLMKNTLKAARKEVYKD; this is encoded by the coding sequence ATGACTATCATAGACGGGAAAGAGGTCGCAGCCAAACTGCGCAAGGAGATCGCCGCCGAGGTGGAAGCCTGGGTGGCCTCAGGACACCGCGCACCTCATCTGGTCGCCATCCTGGTCGGCAACGACGGAGCGAGCCAGACTTACGTGGGCCACAAGGAGAAATGCTGCGCCGAAGTGGGCTTCCGTTCGACGGTGCTGCGCCTCGACGAAGCGATCAGCGAAGCTTACCTGCTCGGAGAAATCGCCAAACTGAACAACGATCCCGACGTGGACGGATTCATCGTACAATTGCCCCTGCCGAAACACATCTCGGAACAAAAAGTGATCGAAGCGATTAACCCTCGCAAAGACGTGGACGGTTTCCATCCGGTCAACACCGGACGCATGATCTCGGGCCTGCCCTCGTACCTGCCCGCCACGCCGGACGGCATCCTCGAGCTGCTCAAACACTACGATATCGAAACCTCAGGCAAGAACTGCGTCGTTATCGGCCGCAGCAACATAGTCGGCCGTCCGATCGCAAACCTGCTCTCGCAAAAAGGTTGGGACTGCACCGTTACGATGTGCCACAGCCGCACCAAAAACCTGAAGGAGGTGGTCCGTGAAGCGGACATTATCATCGCGGCGCTCGGACAGGCCGAATTCGTCACGGCCGATATGGTCAAAGACGGGGCGGTGATCGTCGATGTCGGTATCACACGCGTCAAAAGCGACAAGACCAAATCGGGCTGGAAACTGCTCGGCGATGTCAAATTCGATGAAGTCGCGCCCAAGTGCAGCTACATCACCCCGGTACCGGGCGGCGTCGGTCCGATGACGATCATCTCACTGATGAAAAACACGCTGAAAGCGGCCCGCAAGGAAGTCTACAAAGACTAA
- the queA gene encoding tRNA preQ1(34) S-adenosylmethionine ribosyltransferase-isomerase QueA → MKLSQYNYSFSPNMLAKYPAENRDESRLMVIDRASGKIEHSVFKNVIDYFDEGDVLTFNDTKVFPARLYGNKEKTGAEIEIFLLRELNRDLRLWDVLVDPARKIRIGNKLYFGDDDLLVAEVIDNTTSRGRTLRFLFDGDYDEFKATLYKMGETPLPKWIRSKVEPIDDERYQTIFARHEGAVAAPTAGLHFSKHLMKRLEIKGVDMAFLTLHVGLGNFRTVDVEDLTKHKMDSEQVVIPEETAEKVNQIKRAGGKVCAVGTTVMRSMESSVSTEGFLKPFDGWTNKFIFCPYEFSVANCMITNFHLPYSTQLMMVSAFAGYDLLMEAYKVAKEEKYRFGTYGDAMLIL, encoded by the coding sequence ATGAAACTTTCGCAGTACAATTACAGCTTTTCCCCTAACATGCTGGCCAAATATCCGGCCGAAAACCGCGACGAATCGAGACTGATGGTGATCGACCGGGCCAGCGGCAAGATCGAACACTCCGTTTTTAAAAATGTGATCGATTATTTCGATGAAGGGGATGTGCTGACCTTCAATGATACGAAAGTCTTTCCGGCCCGTCTTTACGGTAACAAGGAGAAGACCGGCGCCGAAATCGAAATTTTCCTGCTGCGCGAATTGAACCGCGACTTGCGCCTTTGGGATGTACTGGTCGATCCGGCCCGTAAAATCCGCATCGGCAACAAACTTTATTTCGGAGATGACGACCTGTTGGTGGCCGAGGTGATCGACAACACTACTTCGCGCGGCCGGACGCTTCGTTTCCTGTTCGACGGTGATTACGACGAGTTCAAAGCCACCCTTTATAAGATGGGGGAAACCCCGCTGCCCAAATGGATCAGGTCGAAAGTCGAGCCGATCGACGACGAGCGGTACCAGACCATTTTCGCCCGGCACGAGGGTGCCGTCGCCGCGCCGACCGCAGGACTGCATTTCAGCAAGCACCTGATGAAACGGCTTGAGATCAAAGGGGTCGATATGGCTTTCCTGACGCTGCATGTCGGGTTGGGGAATTTCCGTACGGTCGATGTCGAAGACCTCACCAAGCACAAGATGGACTCCGAACAGGTGGTCATTCCCGAGGAGACAGCCGAGAAGGTGAACCAAATCAAGCGGGCGGGCGGTAAAGTCTGCGCCGTGGGTACCACCGTGATGCGCTCGATGGAGAGTTCCGTTTCGACCGAGGGTTTCCTCAAACCGTTCGACGGCTGGACCAATAAATTTATTTTCTGTCCTTACGAGTTCAGCGTGGCCAATTGCATGATCACGAACTTCCATTTGCCCTATTCCACACAGTTGATGATGGTGTCCGCGTTTGCCGGCTACGACCTGCTGATGGAGGCCTACAAAGTGGCTAAGGAGGAAAAGTACCGTTTCGGTACTTACGGTGATGCGATGTTGATTCTGTAA
- a CDS encoding polyprenyl synthetase family protein, translated as MATLEEIQQPIADKVRRYETFITEILHSDSGYVSSICNYILANRGKQMRPLLVLLSAALHGEIGTRSYLGASLVEMLHTASLIHDDVVDEAFVRRGAPSVNALWRSHTAVLIGDYIFARTYHVCMEQGGDDMLSEATRSVHEMSEGELTQTELSESLRMTRELYLDIIYKKTASLLAACGAIGAISVNATPEQIKAMRDFGTNLGIAFQIKDDILDFSPMEVTGKPMCGDMRERKITLPLLYVLENSSEAEHGKLIGKLSDIRQRPANVDYLARTVRERGGLEHAATVMTQYRDKALTSLENYPESPVRESMRRFADFVLERNK; from the coding sequence ATGGCCACTTTAGAGGAGATACAGCAACCCATCGCCGACAAGGTCCGCCGCTACGAGACGTTCATCACGGAAATTCTCCACAGCGACAGCGGCTATGTCTCCTCGATCTGCAACTACATCCTCGCAAACCGCGGCAAACAGATGCGTCCGCTGCTGGTGCTGCTCTCGGCGGCCCTGCACGGTGAAATCGGCACGCGCAGCTACCTGGGCGCCTCGCTCGTCGAAATGCTGCATACCGCATCGCTGATCCATGACGACGTAGTGGACGAAGCCTTCGTACGGCGCGGCGCCCCGTCGGTCAATGCCCTGTGGCGCTCGCACACGGCCGTGCTCATCGGCGACTACATTTTCGCCCGCACCTACCATGTCTGCATGGAGCAGGGGGGCGACGACATGCTCTCCGAAGCGACCCGTTCGGTACACGAGATGAGCGAAGGCGAACTGACCCAGACCGAACTGTCGGAAAGCCTGCGCATGACACGCGAACTCTACCTCGACATCATCTACAAAAAAACCGCATCGCTGTTGGCGGCATGCGGGGCTATCGGTGCCATTTCGGTCAACGCAACGCCCGAACAGATCAAAGCGATGCGCGACTTCGGCACGAACCTCGGCATCGCGTTCCAGATCAAGGACGACATCCTCGACTTCTCGCCGATGGAGGTGACCGGCAAACCGATGTGCGGCGACATGCGCGAGCGCAAGATTACGCTGCCGCTACTCTACGTCCTCGAAAACAGCTCCGAAGCCGAACACGGCAAACTGATCGGCAAACTCAGCGACATCCGCCAGCGGCCCGCCAACGTCGATTACCTCGCACGCACGGTACGCGAACGGGGCGGACTCGAACATGCCGCGACGGTGATGACCCAATACCGCGACAAAGCGCTTACCTCGCTGGAGAATTATCCCGAATCGCCGGTACGCGAAAGCATGCGGCGGTTCGCCGACTTCGTTCTGGAGCGCAACAAATAA